The Streptomyces avermitilis MA-4680 = NBRC 14893 genome contains a region encoding:
- a CDS encoding VOC family protein has translation MRRIALVTLVVDDYDEAIRFYTEALGFRLAEDESRPDGSRWVVVEPGSAAAGTGLLLARAKGDAQRGRIGDQTGGRVGFFLHTDDFARDHARMRAAGVAFLEEPRYEPYGAVAVFQDLYGNRWDLLQPAPAPTAH, from the coding sequence ATGAGACGCATCGCCCTGGTGACCCTCGTTGTCGACGACTACGACGAGGCGATCCGCTTCTACACCGAGGCCCTCGGGTTCCGCCTCGCGGAGGACGAGTCGCGGCCCGACGGCTCCCGCTGGGTCGTCGTCGAGCCGGGATCGGCGGCCGCCGGCACCGGACTGCTGCTCGCCCGCGCCAAGGGCGACGCGCAGCGCGGCCGGATCGGCGACCAGACCGGCGGACGCGTCGGCTTCTTCCTGCACACCGACGACTTCGCCCGCGACCACGCACGGATGCGCGCCGCGGGCGTGGCCTTCCTGGAAGAGCCGCGGTACGAGCCGTACGGCGCGGTCGCCGTCTTCCAGGACCTGTACGGAAACCGCTGGGACCTGCTCCAGCCCGCGCCCGCCCCCACCGCTCACTGA